A window of Corallococcus macrosporus DSM 14697 contains these coding sequences:
- a CDS encoding ABC transporter ATP-binding protein — protein sequence MAEPAQRNAIELENVHKSFGAQHVLRGVDLVVPTGTTCVLLGVSGSGKTVLMKHLDGLLRPDRGTVRVDGEDLAWLDAAGMERVRRKLGILFQGGALFDSLTVEDNVAFPLRERLHLVEREVRERVRRVLALVELEDAAKLRPGELSGGMLKRAAFARAVVLEPKILLYDDPTAGLDPLRTRSVVDVILTGKHRLQASALVITPDVASAFQVADSLALLHEGRIIEHAAPEAFRQSQHPAVQAFLHDWLSRRARASRHPPALPR from the coding sequence AGAACGTCCACAAGTCCTTCGGCGCGCAGCACGTGCTGCGGGGGGTGGACCTGGTGGTTCCCACGGGCACCACGTGCGTGCTGCTGGGCGTGTCGGGCTCCGGGAAGACGGTGCTGATGAAGCACCTGGACGGCCTGCTGCGCCCGGACCGCGGCACGGTGCGCGTGGACGGCGAGGACCTGGCCTGGCTGGACGCGGCGGGGATGGAGCGCGTGCGCCGCAAGCTGGGCATCCTCTTCCAGGGCGGCGCCCTCTTCGACTCGCTCACCGTCGAGGACAACGTCGCCTTCCCGCTCCGCGAGCGGCTCCATCTGGTGGAGCGCGAGGTGCGCGAGCGCGTGCGGCGTGTGCTGGCCCTGGTGGAGTTGGAGGACGCGGCGAAGCTGCGGCCCGGCGAGCTGTCCGGCGGCATGCTCAAGCGCGCCGCCTTTGCCCGCGCGGTGGTGCTGGAGCCGAAAATCCTCCTCTATGACGACCCCACCGCGGGCTTGGATCCGCTGCGGACCCGGTCCGTGGTGGACGTCATCCTCACCGGCAAGCACCGGCTCCAGGCCTCGGCGCTCGTCATCACCCCGGACGTGGCCTCCGCCTTCCAGGTGGCGGACAGCCTGGCGCTGCTCCATGAAGGACGCATCATCGAGCACGCCGCGCCGGAGGCCTTCCGCCAGTCCCAGCACCCCGCCGTTCAAGCCTTCCTCCACGACTGGCTGTCGCGCCGCGCTCGCGCCTCCAGGCACCCGCCGGCCCTCCCGCGTTGA
- a CDS encoding class I SAM-dependent methyltransferase, protein MPNLLDMPRQALMDLRSRLSHSTLVSQLPRNVVPDSLSLSSPAPQDYTLADPERVEAWRRACERYVRPGQVVMDACTGTGLRTFLAASRRPKKLYAVDGSRLLDTAQWVARRNGMENIDFVRAQPWQFQLPEKVDVLLHELLGDALFDAGLVPRVLDLRNRVLKPGGRILPNRFEVFVEPVQLRDEACIPFIWSQRFPSVDYSCLQTLREAMNPSYFTRVIRSYEVDHLLCDPEPAFAFDLETMVADGLPHRVRYSRPVVEEGRVDGFCLFYKVAFDAELAFNVSPLRGQNHAGMMLLRVDSREFERFDTLSFELELVEPADVRTWRWQFT, encoded by the coding sequence ATGCCCAATCTGCTCGACATGCCTCGACAGGCATTGATGGACCTGCGTTCACGGCTCAGCCATTCCACGCTGGTGTCCCAGTTGCCACGCAACGTGGTGCCGGACAGCCTGTCCCTGTCCAGTCCCGCGCCGCAGGACTACACGCTCGCGGACCCGGAGCGGGTGGAGGCCTGGCGCAGGGCCTGCGAGCGCTATGTGCGGCCGGGGCAGGTCGTCATGGACGCGTGTACCGGCACGGGCCTGCGGACCTTCCTGGCCGCCAGCCGCCGTCCGAAGAAGCTCTACGCGGTGGATGGCTCCCGGCTGCTGGACACGGCGCAGTGGGTGGCGCGGCGCAACGGGATGGAGAACATCGACTTCGTGCGCGCGCAGCCCTGGCAGTTCCAACTGCCGGAGAAGGTGGACGTGCTGCTGCATGAGCTGCTGGGGGACGCCCTCTTCGACGCGGGGCTGGTGCCGCGCGTGCTGGACCTGCGCAACCGGGTGTTGAAGCCGGGCGGCCGCATCCTGCCCAACCGCTTCGAGGTCTTCGTGGAGCCGGTGCAGCTCCGGGACGAGGCGTGCATCCCCTTCATCTGGAGCCAGCGCTTCCCCAGCGTGGACTATAGCTGCCTGCAGACGCTGCGCGAGGCGATGAACCCGTCCTACTTCACGCGAGTCATCCGCTCCTACGAAGTGGACCACCTGTTGTGTGACCCGGAGCCCGCCTTCGCCTTCGACCTGGAGACGATGGTGGCGGATGGCCTCCCGCACCGCGTGCGCTACTCGCGGCCGGTGGTGGAGGAGGGCCGCGTGGATGGCTTCTGCCTCTTCTACAAGGTGGCCTTCGACGCGGAGCTGGCCTTCAACGTGTCGCCGCTGCGGGGGCAGAACCACGCGGGGATGATGCTCTTGCGCGTGGACTCGCGGGAGTTCGAGCGCTTCGACACGCTGTCCTTCGAGCTGGAGCTGGTGGAGCCCGCCGACGTGCGCACCTGGCGCTGGCAGTTCACCTGA
- a CDS encoding WS/DGAT/MGAT family O-acyltransferase, whose product MAAQERMSSVDALWFHMEEPANLMMITAVLWFEGRLDFERLKAVVRERLVERYPRFRQRAVAGLVGLPHWEDVPALDLDAHLSRLDVPPPGDRAVLESLVGQWMSTPLERSRPLWQFHVMSAADGRDVLLARLHHSLADGMALARVLLTLTDGAEAELAAEAPEPPSRPAPGGLVSWVRGARAVAGTARAVWRKGAELAAEPILAGDLLVKGARGAAAMGKLLVTPPDPRTSLRGPLGTQKRAAWSDPVPLERVKAVGRALGGTVNDVLLAAVTGALRRYLESRGEPPEDLHALVPVNLRPLDVPVPRELGNHFGVVFLRLPVHLGTPTRRLRELTRRMERLKRSPEAVLTFGALEVLGYTPAALERWVVDTFGSKASLIATNVPGPRAAVSLAGSRLEGLTFWVPQTGHLGLGVSLFSYAGQVTVGVAADAGRVPDPHALIQAFHEELDALASERD is encoded by the coding sequence ATGGCGGCGCAGGAGCGGATGTCGAGCGTGGATGCGCTGTGGTTCCACATGGAGGAGCCCGCCAACCTGATGATGATTACCGCCGTGCTCTGGTTCGAGGGCCGGCTGGACTTCGAGCGGTTGAAGGCCGTGGTGCGGGAGCGGCTGGTGGAGCGCTACCCCCGCTTCCGCCAGCGCGCGGTGGCCGGACTCGTGGGGCTGCCGCACTGGGAGGACGTCCCGGCGCTGGATTTGGACGCGCACCTGTCGCGGCTCGACGTGCCTCCGCCCGGGGACCGCGCGGTGTTGGAGTCCCTGGTGGGGCAGTGGATGAGCACGCCCCTGGAGCGCTCGCGGCCGCTGTGGCAGTTCCACGTCATGTCGGCGGCGGACGGGCGGGACGTGCTGCTGGCGCGGCTGCACCACAGCCTGGCGGACGGCATGGCCCTGGCGCGCGTGCTGCTGACGCTCACGGATGGGGCGGAGGCGGAGCTGGCCGCCGAGGCGCCCGAGCCGCCGTCCCGTCCCGCTCCCGGTGGGCTCGTCAGCTGGGTGCGCGGCGCGCGGGCGGTGGCGGGCACGGCGCGGGCCGTGTGGCGCAAGGGCGCGGAGCTGGCCGCCGAGCCGATTCTCGCGGGGGACCTGCTGGTGAAGGGCGCGCGCGGCGCCGCGGCCATGGGCAAGCTGCTCGTGACTCCGCCCGACCCGCGCACCTCGCTGCGAGGACCGCTGGGCACGCAGAAGCGCGCCGCCTGGTCGGACCCGGTGCCGCTGGAGCGGGTGAAGGCCGTGGGCCGGGCGCTGGGCGGCACGGTGAATGACGTGCTGCTGGCGGCGGTGACGGGCGCGCTGCGGCGCTACCTGGAGTCGCGGGGCGAGCCGCCGGAGGACCTGCACGCGCTGGTGCCGGTGAATCTGCGGCCCCTGGACGTGCCCGTGCCTCGCGAGCTGGGCAACCACTTCGGCGTCGTCTTCCTCCGGCTGCCCGTGCACCTGGGCACGCCCACGCGCCGGCTGCGGGAGCTGACCCGGCGGATGGAGCGGCTGAAGCGCTCACCGGAGGCGGTGCTGACCTTCGGCGCGCTGGAGGTGCTGGGGTACACGCCCGCGGCCCTGGAGCGGTGGGTGGTGGACACCTTCGGCTCCAAGGCGTCGCTGATTGCCACCAACGTGCCCGGCCCGCGCGCGGCGGTGTCCCTGGCGGGGAGCCGGCTGGAGGGCCTGACGTTCTGGGTTCCCCAGACGGGGCACCTGGGCCTGGGGGTGAGCCTCTTCAGCTACGCCGGCCAGGTGACGGTGGGCGTGGCGGCGGACGCGGGCCGGGTGCCGGACCCGCATGCGCTCATCCAGGCCTTCCATGAGGAGCTGGACGCGCTCGCGAGCGAGCGGGACTGA
- a CDS encoding SDR family NAD(P)-dependent oxidoreductase encodes MTLDAPSSLKVWFITGASSGFGRAIVREALSRGDAVVATARKPESLADLVALAPDRVLALALDVTHPTGAQAAVASALARFGRIDVLVNNAGFSIIGAVEETSEEALRDTLELMFFGAVRLTREVVPHMRARGAGTLVQITSMAGLGTSPGFGAYCAAKHALEGHSECLAHELRPHGVRVLIVEPGTFRTSLFGDAFRRMPEHPAYAQTSGAVRAWVTQTAGQQPGDPAKGARAIVDEVARPASPDAPLRLPLGGDAVDGIRQKLAFIAADVDRTERAARATSF; translated from the coding sequence ATGACCCTCGACGCCCCTTCTTCCCTCAAGGTCTGGTTCATCACAGGCGCCTCGTCCGGCTTCGGCCGCGCCATCGTCCGCGAGGCCCTTTCCCGCGGCGACGCCGTCGTGGCGACGGCCCGGAAGCCCGAGTCACTCGCCGACCTCGTCGCCCTCGCGCCCGACCGCGTCCTCGCGCTCGCCCTCGACGTCACCCACCCCACCGGTGCACAGGCCGCCGTGGCGAGCGCGCTCGCGCGCTTCGGTCGCATCGACGTGCTCGTCAACAACGCGGGGTTCAGCATCATCGGCGCCGTCGAGGAGACGAGCGAGGAAGCCCTGCGTGACACCCTGGAGCTGATGTTCTTCGGCGCCGTGCGGCTCACGCGTGAAGTGGTGCCGCACATGCGCGCGCGCGGAGCGGGGACGCTCGTGCAAATCACCAGCATGGCCGGCCTTGGCACCTCGCCCGGCTTCGGCGCGTATTGCGCCGCCAAGCACGCGCTCGAAGGGCACTCGGAGTGCCTCGCTCACGAGCTGCGCCCCCACGGCGTGCGCGTGCTGATTGTCGAGCCCGGCACCTTCCGAACCTCACTGTTCGGCGACGCGTTCCGGCGCATGCCCGAACATCCAGCCTACGCACAGACCTCGGGAGCGGTGCGTGCGTGGGTGACGCAGACCGCGGGCCAGCAGCCGGGGGACCCCGCCAAGGGCGCGCGGGCCATCGTGGACGAGGTCGCGCGGCCCGCGAGTCCTGACGCCCCGCTGCGCCTGCCGCTCGGTGGAGACGCGGTGGACGGGATTCGGCAGAAGCTGGCGTTCATCGCGGCGGACGTCGACCGCACCGAGCGCGCCGCACGAGCGACGTCGTTCTGA
- a CDS encoding LysR family transcriptional regulator, whose protein sequence is MREDFAGLRELLLVAEKRSFTAAAAELRVTPSAVSQAIGALEERLHARLVQRTTRSVSLTEAGARFVAELRPAMEGIRGAFATLESARGRPTGTLRLNVPRLAFGPVIKPMLARFLTAHPELRIDVTLDDGLRDIVAEGYDAGIRLGERVDRDMVAVPVTGDMRMAVVGSPAYFDAHPHPRHPRDLAAHDCVNYRHATSRNIARWEFEVDGRELTVAVNGRVITNDNEVMVLAALDGQGLAYVMEHTVTEHLAAKRLVRVLTRYCPSFPGLYLYYPNRKNLALKLRALIDFLRARP, encoded by the coding sequence ATGCGCGAAGACTTCGCCGGGTTGAGAGAGCTCCTGCTGGTGGCGGAGAAGCGCAGCTTCACGGCGGCCGCGGCGGAGTTGCGAGTGACGCCCTCCGCGGTGAGTCAGGCCATCGGCGCGCTCGAGGAGCGGCTGCATGCCCGGCTGGTCCAGCGCACGACCCGCAGCGTGAGCCTGACGGAGGCAGGGGCGCGTTTCGTCGCCGAGCTCCGGCCCGCCATGGAGGGGATTCGCGGTGCCTTCGCGACGCTCGAAAGCGCGAGAGGCCGGCCCACCGGGACGCTGCGCCTCAATGTCCCGCGCTTGGCGTTCGGCCCTGTCATCAAGCCGATGCTGGCGCGCTTCCTCACCGCGCACCCCGAGCTGCGCATCGACGTCACGCTCGACGACGGCCTGCGCGACATCGTCGCGGAGGGCTACGACGCCGGCATCCGCCTGGGAGAGCGCGTGGACCGTGACATGGTCGCCGTGCCTGTCACCGGTGACATGCGCATGGCCGTGGTGGGCTCGCCCGCCTACTTCGACGCGCATCCGCATCCCCGGCATCCGCGCGACCTGGCGGCGCATGACTGCGTCAACTACCGGCACGCCACGAGCCGCAACATCGCCCGCTGGGAGTTCGAGGTGGACGGGCGCGAACTCACCGTCGCGGTCAACGGGCGCGTCATCACCAATGACAACGAGGTGATGGTGCTCGCGGCGCTCGACGGGCAGGGGCTCGCGTACGTCATGGAGCACACCGTGACGGAGCACCTCGCCGCGAAGCGGCTCGTCCGGGTGCTCACGCGCTACTGCCCGAGCTTCCCGGGCCTCTACCTCTACTATCCCAACCGGAAGAACCTGGCCCTGAAGCTGCGCGCGCTCATCGACTTCCTGCGCGCGCGCCCTTGA
- a CDS encoding sigma-54-dependent transcriptional regulator produces MNESLKGTVLLVDDDPAVAKVLGALLTQAGLTTHAARDGQEALALLASKPVDVVVSDVRMPGMDGLQVLAEVSRGWPDVPVILLTAHGTVPLAVEAMKAGAADFVLKPFDREEILFTVRKALLRAQGEAGRQQPRSTGGFIGQSRAMADVQAVLAKAAAGTATVLLRGESGTGKELAAKAVHDASPRRDGPFVKLHCAALPDTLLESELFGYEKGAFTGAATRKPGRVELAHGGTLFLDEVGDISPAVQVKLLRVIQERELERLGGTQTVKVDVRFVAATHQPLEERVKEGRFREDLFYRLNVVPVWLPALRERPDDIEPLALHFLEVHAKTNGRPPFTLTPDGLAALRAQPWPGNVRQLQNFLERLVVLSDTQVLGGQEVLHELARQPGLSPAPSLSVPVSAASPAEPQPAPTADSARTLESQRKEMERQAMADALRRAGDNRTLAARLLGISRRTLYNKLEEYGLL; encoded by the coding sequence GTGAACGAGTCATTGAAAGGCACGGTGCTGCTGGTCGACGACGACCCGGCCGTGGCCAAGGTGCTGGGCGCCCTGCTGACGCAGGCGGGCCTGACGACGCACGCGGCGCGCGACGGGCAGGAGGCCCTGGCGCTGCTGGCGAGCAAGCCGGTGGACGTGGTGGTGAGCGACGTGCGCATGCCGGGCATGGATGGCCTCCAGGTGCTCGCGGAGGTGTCGCGCGGCTGGCCGGACGTGCCCGTCATCCTCCTCACCGCGCATGGCACGGTGCCGCTGGCGGTGGAGGCGATGAAGGCGGGCGCCGCGGACTTCGTGCTCAAGCCCTTCGACCGGGAGGAGATTCTCTTCACCGTCCGCAAGGCGCTGCTGCGCGCGCAAGGTGAAGCGGGGCGCCAGCAGCCGCGCTCCACCGGCGGCTTCATTGGCCAGAGCCGGGCCATGGCGGACGTGCAGGCCGTGCTGGCGAAGGCGGCCGCGGGCACGGCCACGGTGCTGCTGCGCGGCGAGTCCGGCACGGGCAAGGAGCTGGCGGCCAAGGCGGTCCACGACGCCAGCCCCCGGCGGGACGGCCCCTTCGTGAAGCTGCACTGCGCGGCGCTGCCGGACACCCTGCTGGAGAGCGAGCTGTTCGGCTACGAGAAGGGCGCCTTCACGGGGGCGGCCACGCGCAAGCCCGGGCGCGTGGAGCTGGCCCACGGCGGCACGCTGTTCCTCGACGAGGTGGGCGACATCTCCCCCGCCGTCCAGGTGAAGCTGCTGCGCGTCATCCAGGAGCGCGAGCTGGAGCGGCTGGGCGGCACGCAGACGGTGAAGGTGGACGTCCGCTTCGTGGCGGCCACGCACCAGCCGCTGGAGGAGCGCGTGAAGGAGGGCCGCTTCCGCGAGGACCTCTTCTACCGCCTCAACGTGGTGCCCGTGTGGCTGCCCGCCCTGCGCGAGCGCCCGGACGACATCGAGCCGCTGGCGCTGCACTTCCTGGAAGTCCACGCGAAGACGAACGGGCGCCCGCCCTTCACCCTCACGCCCGACGGGCTCGCGGCGCTGCGGGCCCAGCCGTGGCCGGGCAACGTGCGCCAGCTCCAGAACTTCCTGGAGCGCCTGGTGGTGCTGTCGGACACGCAGGTGCTTGGCGGCCAGGAGGTCCTTCACGAGCTGGCGCGGCAGCCGGGGCTGTCTCCCGCGCCCTCGTTGAGCGTGCCCGTGAGCGCGGCGAGCCCCGCCGAGCCCCAGCCCGCGCCCACCGCGGATTCGGCCCGGACGCTGGAGTCCCAGCGCAAGGAGATGGAGCGCCAGGCCATGGCGGACGCGCTGCGCCGCGCGGGTGACAACCGGACGCTGGCGGCGCGGCTGCTCGGCATCAGCCGGCGCACGCTCTACAACAAGCTGGAGGAGTACGGCCTGCTGTAG
- a CDS encoding sensor histidine kinase, protein MTGGMWISLLACAGQLALAGLALARVGKSPLALPLSLLSIALSTWNFSGFALVRADEDGWRLVGFTAGLMTVPCALHFILSFVGRRRSLAWAMYGAYALFGVLAVAMLVALGAPTLEAHLLTLRFGLVVTALAIPTLGAGFALLGLHVLRSRHPDERARAGLVLLGLTLVVALLMTELAAELGLEVVRLGHVGTLLGLPVMATAALRFGLFGDDPGAPRLALHAAGIAGLGVLAYLAVVRLFVAQAGTLIICTTAVTFALVAATRRGVTAYVSRSERLERLATLGRFSAQMAHDLKNPIAAMKGAAQYLKEEHARGRPWDGHGEFLDLLLEQVERLDRVVDTYQRLARVEPLPQPVDLRRLVEGVLSLQAFASPGRVAIVRELTPGLPPCAGDQDLLANALENLVRNACEAMPEGGTLTVRALRDGAGVALEVEDTGQGMDARTRERAFDDFFTTKASGSGLGLAFVRRVVEAHGGEVLLTSREGRGTVVRMRLPATDASLGGAGVGEAA, encoded by the coding sequence ATGACGGGTGGGATGTGGATCAGCCTCCTGGCCTGCGCGGGCCAGCTCGCCCTGGCGGGGCTGGCGCTGGCGCGCGTGGGCAAGAGCCCGCTGGCCCTGCCGCTGTCCCTGCTGTCCATCGCCCTGTCGACGTGGAACTTCTCCGGCTTCGCGCTGGTGCGCGCGGACGAGGACGGCTGGCGGCTGGTGGGCTTCACCGCGGGCCTGATGACGGTGCCGTGCGCGCTGCACTTCATCCTGTCCTTCGTGGGACGGCGGCGGAGCCTGGCGTGGGCGATGTACGGCGCCTATGCCCTCTTCGGCGTGCTGGCCGTGGCCATGCTGGTGGCGTTGGGCGCGCCCACCCTGGAGGCGCACCTGCTCACGCTGCGCTTCGGGCTGGTCGTCACCGCGCTGGCCATCCCCACCCTGGGCGCGGGCTTCGCCCTCCTGGGCCTGCACGTGCTGCGCTCGCGGCACCCGGACGAGCGCGCCCGCGCGGGGCTGGTGCTGCTGGGGCTCACGCTGGTGGTGGCGCTGCTGATGACGGAGCTGGCGGCGGAGCTGGGTTTGGAGGTGGTGCGGCTGGGCCACGTGGGCACGCTCCTGGGCCTGCCGGTCATGGCCACCGCGGCGCTGCGCTTCGGCCTCTTCGGAGACGACCCGGGCGCGCCCCGGCTGGCGCTGCACGCGGCGGGCATCGCGGGGCTGGGCGTGCTGGCCTACCTCGCCGTGGTGCGGCTCTTCGTCGCGCAGGCGGGCACGCTCATCATCTGCACCACGGCGGTGACCTTCGCCCTGGTGGCGGCGACGCGCCGGGGCGTCACCGCCTACGTCAGCCGGAGCGAGCGCCTGGAGCGGCTGGCCACGCTGGGCCGCTTCTCCGCGCAGATGGCGCACGATTTGAAGAACCCCATCGCCGCGATGAAGGGCGCCGCGCAGTACCTCAAGGAGGAGCACGCGCGCGGGCGGCCGTGGGACGGGCACGGCGAGTTCCTGGACCTGCTGCTGGAGCAGGTGGAGCGGCTGGACCGGGTGGTGGACACGTACCAGCGGCTGGCGCGCGTGGAGCCCCTGCCCCAGCCGGTGGACCTGCGCCGGCTGGTGGAGGGCGTGCTGTCGCTCCAGGCCTTCGCCAGTCCGGGCAGGGTCGCCATCGTCCGCGAGCTGACGCCCGGCCTGCCGCCCTGCGCGGGAGACCAGGACCTGCTGGCCAACGCGCTGGAGAACCTGGTGCGCAACGCCTGCGAGGCGATGCCGGAGGGTGGCACCCTCACCGTGCGCGCGCTGCGGGACGGCGCGGGCGTGGCGCTGGAGGTGGAGGACACCGGCCAGGGCATGGACGCCCGCACGCGCGAGCGCGCCTTCGACGACTTCTTCACCACCAAGGCGTCAGGCAGCGGCCTGGGGCTGGCCTTCGTCCGGCGCGTGGTGGAGGCGCACGGCGGCGAGGTGCTCCTGACAAGCCGGGAGGGGCGCGGTACGGTGGTCCGGATGCGCCTGCCCGCCACCGACGCAAGCCTGGGCGGCGCGGGCGTGGGAGAAGCCGCGTGA